The Athene noctua chromosome 31, bAthNoc1.hap1.1, whole genome shotgun sequence sequence GGGTGCGCACAGGCCCTCGTCCCGACAGAGTCACCAGACCCACGTTTAATTCCCCAGTTCCCCTGGGACTGCCCCAAAACTCCCCCGGGCCCCATCACCCTTGGGCTCCCTGAGACCCCAGACACCCACCCAGGGCTTCCccaagccccagctctgccccgttTGGCCCCGTCACCCCCCAGACAAGGGCAGTGGGTGAGGACTGGACCCGTGTGTGGTTGGTGCCCTCCCAGGGGATGTAGGgaacccccagggccccccagcaACTCCCAGGGACCCTGTCCCACCCCACCAAGGTCACTTGGCTGGTGAGGGCGATGAGGCTGAGCTGCGCCTGCCTGTGGTTGGTGTCCTccaaggggacatggggacccccaaACCCGCCGCAGCAGGGTTACCTGGCTGGCGAGGGCGATGAGGGTGGACTGGACCTGCGTGTGGTTGGTGTTCTCGAAGAGGTCGTTGGCCTCGAAGATGTCGTGGGGCTTCACCCCATAGCGCGTGATGGCCCGCAGGAAGTTCCCGATGTTCTCCAGCTGTGCACAGGTCAGCTCGGAGCCCGGCTCCCTGGCCTGGGACCCTGACCCACTGCAGACCCCCcagcgccccgcggcccccccaggCCTCACTCTCCCCGTTTGGGGGCTGCTCACCTTGTGCCAGTTCTGGACGGGTTCGTTCACCTTCTGCACGGAGCCGGGCTGCAGCTTGTTGATGAgcctgggggggggccggggtcaGGGTCAGAGCAAGGGTCAACCCCCACTGCTCAGGGTCAGCCCAGGAGAGGTCAGAGAGGGGGGAGGGATGGGGTCAAGTTTAAGGTCTGGGGTCACGATGGGGCTGCGTTCCCGGAGGATGACCCAGAGTCGAGCCGGGGTCGGCGGTGGGCCGCGCTCCCAAAGGAGGGCCAGGGCGGGGGTCAGGGTCAGGGTCAGGGCTCCGCTTGGCGGGCAGGGCCATACTCGCAGAGGATGACGCCGTCCTTGAGGCCGTCCATGAAGCTGTCCCCGATGCGGCGGCCGGTGGTCCCCTCGATCCAGGCGCGCAGCTCCCGCTCCCGCTGCGGGTCGTACTTCTGCGCCAGCTGTGATGGGGGACACGGTCAGGGGGACACGGGTGACACGGGGGGGCACCGCCAGGAGAACACTGTCAGGTGGGGAAGGAcactggaggggctggggggctgagcagagggcagggagacgcggggggtgcagggggggtcaGGCCGGGGGTGACACACGAGCCCAGCCCCCGCTCTGGACCCACATCACGGTGAGGACCGAACAGCGCCAGACGCCTGGGGCCCCCCCGGTgccgggaggggggggtgggaggcggggggggctccaggcGTCCCGGCCTCCCACctgccccgccccggcccccccggagGACCGAGCCGTCCGGGCCCGCCGAACCTTTGCCCATATATagccccgggccgcggccgcccgcccgccgcgctccgACGCCTTATAAGGGctcgcggcggggccgggggcggcgagGCCCCCCCGGGCCACCCGGGGCCCCCCGGGTTAACCCTTCCTGCGGCGCTCCCCGCGGGCGGTGACGGCCGGAGAGACGGggcgccccccccggcccccgcctcccgcGGGGCGTCTgaagggggaaactgaggcactgcctggggggggacacaagcGTCCGGTTGCCGCCGCCCCCCCGTACACGGCGGGGACCCGGGCGCCCGTCACCTCCCCCCCGCAGAGGGGACCCGGGCGTCCCGGCTCCCCCGCCCGGGGCAGCACCAGGGACAGCGCCAGGtcctgcccccgccccccgcccgctccggACGGGTCCGGCCCCCCCTCAGTTCCCGGTCCGCTATGgccgggtgctgcccccccctcAGTTCCCGGTCCGTTATGgccgggtgctgcccccccctcAGTTCCCGGTCCGTTATGgccgggtgctgcccccccctcAGTTCCCGGTCCGCTATGgccgggtgctgcccccccctcAGTTCCCGGTCCGTTATGgccgggtgctgcccccccctcAGTTCCCGGTCCGCTATGGCCGGGTGCTGCCCCCCCTCAGTTCCCGGTCCGTTATGgccgggtgctgcccccccctcAGTTCCCGGTCCGCTCTGGCCGGGTCCCGCTCCCCCGCCCGGGCGGGGTCGGTTCTGCCCGGTTCGGGTCGTTCGGCGCCGCCCACCTTATTCTTCACCTCGGCCGAGAGCCCGTAGGCCGGCCCGCGGTTGAAGTGCGCGTTGGACATGGGGGCGGTGCGGGAGGGTCCCGGCGGGTCGGGTCGGGTCGGTTCGCCCCGGTCCGGGTCTGTCCCGGCTCGGCTCGGTCCCGGCGGGTCGGGTCGGTTCGGTTCCTCCCGGGTCGCTCGTCCCGGTCCCGACCCGGCGCCGCCGCCACTTTTAAAAGTCGGCGGAGGGCGcggagcccccccgggccggggccgccgccagcCAATGGGCACCGGCCGCTGCGCCGGTGTCACCGCGGGGCGGGTGGTGTCgtcattttttccacatttagCGGGGGGatcccggggggggcgggggagcccCGGGTCGTCCCACCCCCGCCCCTCAgcccccctcttccctccaccccgctcccatccccctgcccctgcccctcctcccatcccccccccgtgtccccccggttccccgtcccgctccctccgtccctccccgctcccgtcccccccccccgccgggtcCCCCCAGtcccgggggagcgggggggcggggcggtcCGGCCGCCTGGGTCCTCCCGGTGCCGTCAGCGGATCGGActccgccggccccggggggaggGACAGTTCGTCACGGGCGGGGAatgcgcccccccgcccccccgccccgggactcGGGGGACTCGGGGGACGCGGGCACCGGGCCcaccccgccgcccggcccggcgctgtGCGGGTCCCCGTCCCGCGGGCTCGGAGGGGGCGGTCGGGGACGAtccgggggtcccggggccgccccccgccccccagatCGGAGCGGCCGTTTCCATTTATAGCAGCCGCTGCAGCTCTGACGTCACCGTGCGCCGTGTGACGTCACCGCGAGTCCCCGGCGCTGACATCACCGTGTGGCCTCGGCTCTGACCCGCTCTGACGTCAAGGGGAACCCCTCGGAGctccgccccccgcgccgccaaTCACggccctggccccgcccccgggccAGCGGGACCCACTCTGCGGGCGGCCCCAGCTCGTGACCCGGAAGCGCTCCCCGCGGGGTCGGCGGGACATGGCGGCGCCCAGCGGCTTGGCCCCGCGCGGGGTCGCCGGTGTCCAGCCGTGACCTTTGACCTCCCCGCGCCGACCCCGAGGCGCCATGAGGCTGCGCTGGGCTCTCGCGCTGCCCCGGGGGCTCTGCGGGGGCTGGGGAGCCCCGCAGGTGCGTGGGGGGGGGCTCGGGAGGCGGCAGCAAGAGACGGGGGGGAACacgggggggtgtggggatgggggCCGGGACAGCCCGAGGGGCCGGGGGACACGGTGGGAAGCGGGGGCACACGGGAGGTGCCTCGGCCGGGCGACAGCACGGGAAGCCCACACACCCCCACCGGCCCCCCCCAGCCTTGACCCCTTTCCCCTCCCAGGTCGGTCGGAGCATGTGCCAGCGCAGCAGCCGCGCAGCGGGGGACCCGGCAGGGCAGGCCTGGGGGGACGCCTCGGGGGACGCTTCGGGGGGCGCCTCGGGGGACGCCTCgggggccccggcccggcccggcatcCCCCGCGGGGCGCAGGGCGCGGACCGGGGCCCTGAGGCCTTcgcggcggcgctggcggcgcTGGAGCAGGTGCCGGGGCGGCGCGTGGGGCGGCTGGAGCTGGTGGAGGCGGCGCTGGCGGCGATGCCGGCGCTGGGGGTGGCGCGGCAGCGAGAGGCCTACCACCGCCTGCTGCGCCTGCTGCCGCGGGGACCCTGGGTGCCCCGCGGGCCCCTCCAGCGTATGCTGGCCCCCTTTCCCCGGCAGCAGGAGTGCGGCCTCCAGATCCTGGAGCAGATGGAGCGATACGGTGGGTGCGAGAGGGGAGGGGGTGCCAACCCCCTGGGGAGGGGCCCGGATCTCTGGGTCCGATGGGGAGTGGGTGCCTGACCCCTTGGGGGGCGGGGGTCTGGTCCCCACACTCACCTGGACGCCTGGGTCCCCGTGCAGGCGTGGTGCCGGACGCAGAGACACGGTTTCTTCTCCTGGGGATCTTCGGGCCCAAAAGCCGCCCCGTGCGCAAGTGCCAGCGGCTGCTCTACTGGCTGCCGCGGATGCGCCACGTGgacccccaccccctgccccgccTCCTGCCCCCCTCCGCCCTGGCTGCTGCCCGCCTGGGCCTGCGCCGAATCGCCAATGACCCTGATGCTCGTATCACTGTCTACCAggtgggacacggggacagaTGTGGGGGATGGGGGACACGCCAGGGGACCGTGAGGACAAGGGATGTGGGGATGGGGATgttgggggacacagggggacatggggatgggcaGACAGGGGGTGGGGGACCAGTGTCACTCAGGtggaatgggatggggatggggggacagggaccccgCCTCACCATCAGCTGGGTGGGACACAGGGGTGAGGAGCTGAGGTGGGAGAGGTGAGGATGTGGATGCAGGGGGGGGCCTCTCTGTCACCATGGCCAGGTGGACAGAAGGGCCCCTCTTGGGGACACAGTGCCCAAGTGAGGCCCCGATGTCCCTGGGTTGTTAAGAGGGAGCGGTTGACGACTGTCTCCTTCCTGCAGCA is a genomic window containing:
- the ECSIT gene encoding evolutionarily conserved signaling intermediate in Toll pathway, mitochondrial isoform X1, encoding MRLRWALALPRGLCGGWGAPQVGRSMCQRSSRAAGDPAGQAWGDASGDASGGASGDASGAPARPGIPRGAQGADRGPEAFAAALAALEQVPGRRVGRLELVEAALAAMPALGVARQREAYHRLLRLLPRGPWVPRGPLQRMLAPFPRQQECGLQILEQMERYGVVPDAETRFLLLGIFGPKSRPVRKCQRLLYWLPRMRHVDPHPLPRLLPPSALAAARLGLRRIANDPDARITVYQQAVPDEGVDKGSVQPYIVGAQSPEQQELLARHGPARPVFVEGPFPLWLRSTRLCYYVLRGDPLPPHLREEPPDPERSLYYPLYLDLDLDRGPWDDDEFDVDEVEEGPVFALCMAGAGDRHTLGKWITGLQETNPVLGHTPVIFRLEDGDSPAGTLGDPPAPCLGAVPPLPVVLEPSDPPQGHGHGTRGNTAGPGSGGGPGAAPPALGE
- the ECSIT gene encoding evolutionarily conserved signaling intermediate in Toll pathway, mitochondrial isoform X2 is translated as MRLRWALALPRGLCGGWGAPQVGRSMCQRSSRAAGDPAGQAWGDASGDASGGASGDASGAPARPGIPRGAQGADRGPEAFAAALAALEQVPGRRVGRLELVEAALAAMPALGVARQREAYHRLLRLLPRGPWVPRGPLQRMLAPFPRQQECGLQILEQMERYGVVPDAETRFLLLGIFGPKSRPVRKCQRLLYWLPRMRHVDPHPLPRLLPPSALAAARLGLRRIANDPDARITVYQAVPDEGVDKGSVQPYIVGAQSPEQQELLARHGPARPVFVEGPFPLWLRSTRLCYYVLRGDPLPPHLREEPPDPERSLYYPLYLDLDLDRGPWDDDEFDVDEVEEGPVFALCMAGAGDRHTLGKWITGLQETNPVLGHTPVIFRLEDGDSPAGTLGDPPAPCLGAVPPLPVVLEPSDPPQGHGHGTRGNTAGPGSGGGPGAAPPALGE